One Telluria mixta DNA window includes the following coding sequences:
- a CDS encoding ATPase domain-containing protein, with amino-acid sequence MAESLVSRRTSRKPAHRVSTGVPGLDDILGGGLTAERVYLVEGTPGTGKTTLGMQFLLDGVAKGEAGLYITLSETADELDAVAESHGWSLDQLSIFELASDEALDPEAQQSILHPAEIELGETARGVMEEVDRINPARVVFDSLSEMRLLAQNPLRYRRQILALKQFFASRACTVLMLDDKTNQSDQHLHSIAHGVISLEQIAKEFGKERRRVNIMKMRGIKFRGGYHDYILDTGGIRIFPRLVAAEHTAAFTPVTRSTGSDGLDMLLGGGLVAGTNTLFVGPSGVGKTTVVVRCMLAALERGEKASYYLFDEGMGTFFTRAATLGLDLAPHLESGLLTVRHIDPAELAPGQFAQMLRDAVETDGAVFVAIDSLNAYLQAMPGEQFLLLQMHELLAYLNQKGITTALILGEHGVVGEAARDVDLSYLSDSTMLLRYFESGGKLRRAITVSKSRTAHHALTIHELQLGAGGVEVGNPLEGFEGVLTGLPTYRGSTPMMIESDANG; translated from the coding sequence ATGGCCGAATCGCTTGTCTCCCGCCGCACTTCCCGCAAACCCGCGCACCGCGTCTCCACCGGGGTGCCTGGGCTGGACGACATCCTCGGCGGCGGCCTGACCGCGGAGCGGGTGTACCTGGTCGAAGGCACCCCCGGCACGGGCAAGACGACCCTCGGCATGCAATTCCTGCTCGACGGCGTTGCCAAGGGGGAAGCCGGGCTGTACATCACGCTGTCGGAAACCGCCGATGAGCTCGATGCCGTCGCGGAAAGCCATGGCTGGTCGCTCGACCAGCTGTCGATCTTCGAGCTGGCCAGCGACGAGGCGCTCGATCCGGAGGCACAGCAGTCGATCCTGCATCCGGCCGAGATCGAGCTGGGCGAGACGGCGCGGGGCGTGATGGAAGAGGTCGACCGGATCAATCCGGCGCGTGTCGTGTTCGATAGCCTGTCGGAAATGCGCCTGCTGGCCCAGAACCCGCTGCGCTACCGTCGCCAGATCCTTGCACTCAAACAATTTTTTGCGTCACGTGCGTGTACCGTGTTGATGCTTGACGACAAGACGAACCAGTCGGACCAGCACCTGCACAGCATCGCGCACGGCGTCATCAGCCTGGAACAGATCGCCAAGGAATTCGGCAAGGAGCGCCGCCGCGTCAATATCATGAAGATGCGAGGCATCAAGTTCCGGGGCGGCTATCACGACTATATCCTCGACACCGGCGGCATCCGGATCTTCCCCCGGCTCGTCGCGGCGGAACACACGGCGGCGTTCACGCCGGTGACGCGCTCCACGGGATCCGACGGACTCGACATGCTGCTCGGCGGCGGCCTCGTCGCCGGGACCAATACGCTGTTCGTCGGACCGTCGGGCGTCGGCAAGACGACCGTCGTGGTCCGCTGCATGCTGGCGGCGCTGGAGCGGGGCGAAAAAGCGTCGTACTACCTGTTCGACGAAGGCATGGGGACGTTCTTCACGCGTGCCGCCACCCTCGGGCTGGACCTCGCGCCGCACCTGGAGTCGGGCCTCCTGACGGTGCGCCACATCGACCCGGCCGAGCTGGCGCCGGGCCAGTTCGCCCAGATGTTGCGCGACGCCGTGGAAACCGACGGCGCCGTCTTCGTCGCCATCGACAGCCTCAACGCCTACCTGCAGGCGATGCCCGGCGAGCAGTTCCTGCTGCTGCAGATGCACGAACTGCTCGCTTACCTCAACCAGAAGGGCATCACGACGGCGCTGATCCTCGGCGAGCATGGCGTCGTCGGGGAGGCCGCGCGCGACGTCGATCTCAGCTACCTGAGCGATTCGACGATGCTGCTGCGTTACTTTGAGTCCGGCGGCAAGTTGCGCCGGGCGATCACGGTCTCCAAGAGCCGGACGGCGCACCATGCATTGACGATTCACGAGCTCCAGCTCGGTGCCGGCGGCGTGGAAGTGGGCAACCCGCTCGAGGGCTTCGAGGGTGTCCTGACGGGGTTGCCGACGTACCGCGGATCGACGCCCATGATGATCGAATCCGATGCCAATGGCTGA
- the glcF gene encoding glycolate oxidase subunit GlcF, translated as MQTNLADFIKDTPEGIEADAILRACVHCGFCTATCPTYQLLGDELDGPRGRIYLIKQVLEGETPTRKTQLHLDRCLTCRNCETTCPSGVKYGRLVDIGRKVVEARVPRPLADRVKRTTLKEFLPRSHLFKPAFKAGRMVRPLLSPTLQDKLQPARAPGHWPVRDHARKMLVLAGCVQPAMAPNVNAATARVLDALGIQLMEAPKAGCCGAVRFHLNDQDGGLADMRRNVDAWWPYVEQGGIEAIVMTASGCGVTVKDYGHLLAHDAAYASRAARISALTKDLSEVMCDFEGEIARLLSGRIHERVAFHPPCTLQHGQQIRGKVEGVLRAAGVDVVLCAESHLCCGSAGTYAVLHPELAHALRDRKLANLEATGAQEYVSANVGCISHLQSGTATPVTHWIELVDRALTSR; from the coding sequence ATGCAAACGAATCTCGCCGATTTCATCAAGGATACGCCCGAGGGCATCGAGGCCGACGCGATCCTGCGCGCCTGCGTGCACTGCGGCTTCTGCACCGCCACGTGTCCGACCTATCAGCTGCTGGGCGACGAGCTGGATGGCCCGCGCGGCCGCATCTACCTGATCAAGCAGGTACTGGAAGGGGAGACGCCCACGCGCAAGACGCAGCTGCACCTCGACCGCTGCCTCACGTGCCGCAACTGCGAGACCACGTGCCCGTCCGGCGTGAAGTACGGGCGCCTCGTCGACATCGGCCGCAAGGTGGTCGAAGCGCGCGTGCCGCGCCCGCTCGCGGACAGGGTAAAGCGCACGACCTTGAAGGAATTCCTGCCGCGTTCTCACCTGTTCAAGCCCGCGTTCAAGGCGGGGCGGATGGTGCGTCCGCTGCTGTCGCCCACGCTGCAGGACAAGCTGCAACCGGCGCGCGCGCCCGGCCACTGGCCCGTGCGCGACCACGCGCGCAAGATGCTCGTGCTGGCAGGCTGCGTGCAGCCGGCGATGGCGCCGAACGTCAATGCGGCGACCGCGCGCGTGCTCGACGCCCTCGGTATCCAGCTCATGGAGGCGCCGAAGGCCGGCTGCTGCGGTGCCGTGCGCTTCCACCTGAACGACCAGGACGGCGGCCTCGCCGACATGCGCCGCAACGTCGACGCGTGGTGGCCGTACGTGGAGCAGGGCGGTATCGAAGCCATCGTGATGACGGCATCCGGCTGCGGCGTGACGGTCAAGGACTACGGCCACCTGCTGGCGCACGACGCGGCGTATGCTTCGAGGGCGGCGCGCATCTCGGCGCTGACGAAGGACTTGTCGGAAGTGATGTGCGACTTCGAGGGCGAGATCGCCCGTCTGCTGTCCGGCCGCATCCACGAGCGCGTCGCGTTCCACCCGCCGTGCACCCTGCAGCACGGCCAGCAGATCCGCGGCAAGGTCGAGGGCGTGCTGCGCGCGGCCGGCGTCGACGTCGTGCTGTGCGCGGAAAGCCATCTGTGCTGCGGCTCGGCCGGCACGTATGCCGTGCTGCATCCCGAGCTCGCGCACGCACTGCGCGACCGCAAGCTCGCCAACCTGGAGGCGACGGGGGCGCAGGAATACGTCTCGGCCAACGTGGGCTGCATCTCGCACCTGCAGTCGGGGACGGCGACGCCGGTGACGCACTGGATCGAGCTCGTCGACCGCGCGCTGACGAGCCGCTGA
- the glcE gene encoding glycolate oxidase subunit GlcE — MQNLIEQFQKQVRAGRPLRIRGGGTKDWYGQRLDGDILDTRDHAGIVDYEPTELVITARCGTPLAGIEAVLAERGQMLAFEPPHFGTGATIGGVIASGLSGPRRANAGAVRDFVLGCKLLDGKGDVLSFGGQVMKNVAGYDVSRLLAGSLGTLGLLLEVSVKVLPRAPREATLVFGGVNEIDAIRNLNEWAGQPLPISASCWHDGMLALRLSGANAAVDNAIRTLGGEVMPDCARFWASLREQQHAFFEGDMPLWRLSVPSTVGAIVLGSPQLIEWGGAQRWLRAPGDAAERIRATVAACGGHATLFRGGDKSVGVFQPLAPAIARIHARLKTGFDPAGVFNPGRMF; from the coding sequence ATGCAGAACCTCATCGAACAGTTTCAGAAACAGGTGCGCGCCGGGCGCCCCTTGCGCATCCGCGGCGGCGGCACCAAGGACTGGTATGGCCAGCGGCTCGACGGCGACATCCTCGACACGCGCGACCATGCCGGCATCGTCGACTACGAGCCGACGGAACTCGTGATCACGGCGCGCTGCGGCACGCCGCTGGCCGGGATCGAGGCGGTGCTCGCGGAGCGGGGGCAGATGCTGGCGTTCGAGCCGCCGCATTTCGGCACCGGCGCGACGATCGGTGGCGTTATCGCCTCCGGCCTGTCCGGGCCACGTCGTGCCAACGCAGGCGCCGTGCGCGACTTCGTCCTCGGCTGCAAGCTCCTCGACGGCAAGGGCGACGTGCTGTCGTTCGGCGGCCAGGTGATGAAGAACGTGGCCGGCTACGACGTGTCGCGCCTGCTCGCGGGTTCGCTCGGCACGCTGGGGCTGCTGCTGGAAGTCTCCGTAAAAGTGCTGCCGCGCGCGCCGCGCGAGGCGACGCTCGTGTTCGGGGGCGTGAACGAGATCGATGCGATCCGCAACCTGAACGAGTGGGCGGGCCAGCCGCTGCCGATCTCCGCGAGCTGCTGGCACGACGGCATGCTGGCGCTGCGGCTGTCCGGTGCGAATGCGGCCGTCGACAATGCGATCCGCACCCTGGGCGGTGAAGTGATGCCGGATTGCGCACGCTTCTGGGCGAGCCTGCGCGAACAGCAGCACGCATTCTTTGAAGGCGACATGCCGCTGTGGCGCCTGTCCGTGCCGTCGACGGTCGGCGCCATCGTGCTGGGCAGCCCGCAACTGATCGAGTGGGGCGGGGCGCAGCGCTGGCTGCGCGCACCTGGCGATGCGGCGGAACGCATCCGTGCGACCGTGGCAGCGTGCGGCGGCCACGCGACGCTGTTCCGCGGCGGCGACAAGAGCGTCGGCGTGTTCCAGCCGCTGGCGCCGGCCATCGCGCGTATCCACGCACGTTTGAAGACCGGGTTCGATCCGGCAGGCGTCTTCAACCCGGGCCGGATGTTTTAA
- a CDS encoding FAD-linked oxidase C-terminal domain-containing protein, with the protein MIPSIPVDPERRQQVAAALRAVLPARAVLADPEDTRPYECDGLAAYRQLPMVVTLPDDEAQVLAILKVCRDLNVPIVPRGAGTGLSGGAQPLADGVVISTARLNRILRVEPYARTAVVQPGVRNLAISEAAAPFNLYYAPDPSSQIACTIGGNVAENSGGVHCLKYGLTVHNVLRVRVCTIEGDVIELGGESLDAPGLDLLAVFIGSEGMLGIVTEVTVKLVPKPAQAQVIMASFDDVATGGNAVASVIAAGIIPAGLEMMDRTSSRMVEPFVKAGYDLDAAAILLCEADGTALEVAEEIARMTEVLREAGASAITVSQSEAERLRFWSGRKNAFPAAGRISPDYYCMDGTIPRKQLAHVLARIEEMETTFGLRCANVFHAGDGNMHPLILFDANQPGELDRAEAFGAAILALCVEVGGTITGEHGVGVEKIDSMCVQFGAQELDAFFTVKRAFDPGMLLNPNKAIPTLNRCAELGRMRVSGGVLPFANLPRF; encoded by the coding sequence ATGATTCCCTCGATTCCAGTCGACCCCGAGCGAAGGCAGCAGGTCGCCGCCGCGCTGCGTGCCGTGCTCCCCGCGCGCGCCGTCCTCGCCGATCCCGAGGACACCCGGCCATACGAATGCGACGGCCTGGCCGCCTACCGGCAACTGCCGATGGTCGTGACCCTGCCGGACGACGAGGCGCAGGTGCTCGCGATATTGAAAGTCTGCCGCGATCTGAACGTGCCCATCGTGCCGCGCGGCGCGGGCACGGGCCTGTCCGGCGGCGCGCAGCCGCTGGCGGACGGCGTCGTGATCTCGACGGCGCGGCTCAACCGCATCCTGCGCGTGGAACCGTATGCGCGCACGGCCGTCGTGCAGCCGGGCGTGCGCAACCTCGCCATCTCGGAAGCGGCCGCGCCGTTCAACCTGTATTACGCGCCCGACCCGTCGTCGCAGATCGCCTGCACCATCGGCGGCAACGTGGCCGAGAACTCGGGCGGCGTGCACTGCCTGAAGTACGGCCTCACTGTGCACAACGTCCTGCGCGTGCGCGTCTGTACGATCGAAGGCGACGTCATCGAGCTTGGCGGAGAATCCCTGGATGCGCCCGGCCTCGACCTGCTGGCCGTGTTCATCGGCTCGGAAGGCATGCTGGGCATCGTCACGGAAGTCACGGTGAAACTCGTGCCGAAACCGGCACAGGCGCAAGTGATCATGGCCTCGTTCGACGACGTGGCGACGGGCGGCAACGCGGTTGCCAGCGTGATCGCGGCCGGTATCATCCCGGCCGGGCTGGAGATGATGGACCGGACGTCCTCGCGCATGGTCGAGCCGTTCGTGAAGGCGGGCTACGACCTCGACGCGGCCGCCATCCTGCTGTGCGAGGCGGATGGCACGGCGCTCGAAGTGGCGGAAGAAATCGCGCGCATGACGGAGGTGCTGCGCGAGGCCGGTGCCAGCGCGATCACGGTGTCGCAGAGCGAGGCTGAGCGCCTGCGCTTCTGGTCCGGCCGCAAGAACGCCTTTCCGGCCGCCGGCCGCATCTCGCCCGACTACTACTGCATGGACGGGACGATCCCGCGCAAGCAGCTCGCGCACGTGCTGGCGCGGATCGAAGAGATGGAAACGACGTTCGGCCTGCGCTGCGCGAACGTGTTTCACGCGGGCGACGGCAACATGCACCCGCTGATCCTGTTCGATGCGAACCAGCCGGGAGAACTGGATCGCGCGGAAGCCTTCGGCGCCGCCATCCTCGCGCTGTGCGTGGAAGTGGGCGGCACCATCACGGGTGAGCACGGCGTGGGCGTGGAGAAGATCGATTCGATGTGCGTGCAGTTCGGCGCGCAGGAACTCGACGCATTCTTCACGGTGAAGCGCGCGTTCGATCCGGGCATGCTCCTCAATCCCAACAAGGCCATCCCGACGCTGAACCGCTGCGCGGAACTGGGCCGCATGCGCGTGTCCGGCGGCGTGCTGCCGTTTGCCAACCTGCCGCGCTTCTGA
- a CDS encoding cob(I)yrinic acid a,c-diamide adenosyltransferase: MGNRLSKIATRTGDDGSTGLGDGSRTGKDSARIAALGDVDELNSFVGLLLCEDVPDDLREELVTIQHDLFDLGGELCIPGYQMIKDEQVARLDALLEKYNADLPVLKEFILPAGSRAASLAHVCRTVCRRAERAIVALSKTDTINAQPRQYVNRLSDLMFVLARVLNRYEGGSDVLWQHERKRT, translated from the coding sequence ATGGGCAATCGACTTTCGAAGATCGCGACCCGCACGGGCGACGACGGCAGCACCGGCCTCGGCGACGGCAGCCGCACCGGTAAAGACAGCGCGCGCATCGCGGCGCTGGGCGACGTCGACGAGCTGAATTCCTTCGTCGGCCTGCTGCTGTGCGAAGACGTGCCGGATGACCTGCGCGAGGAACTCGTCACGATCCAGCACGACCTGTTCGACCTGGGCGGCGAGCTGTGCATCCCCGGCTACCAGATGATCAAGGACGAGCAGGTGGCGCGCCTGGACGCCCTGCTCGAGAAATACAATGCCGACCTGCCGGTGCTGAAGGAATTCATCCTGCCCGCCGGCTCGCGCGCCGCGTCGCTCGCGCACGTGTGCCGCACCGTATGCCGCCGCGCCGAGCGCGCCATCGTCGCGCTGTCGAAGACCGACACGATCAACGCGCAGCCGCGCCAGTACGTGAACCGCCTGTCGGACCTGATGTTCGTGCTGGCGCGCGTGCTGAACCGTTACGAAGGCGGCAGCGACGTGCTGTGGCAGCACGAACGCAAGCGCACCTGA
- a CDS encoding rhomboid family intramembrane serine protease encodes MTATFDVRFHAGRANWPANPFHFQGKGQVVVEPDFVLVRGSTHRSFRFPARAEHRLRMVDIVNAHSEGEDVYFHVLGVRENLSVGFSAPDAATAQQLLALLPARQTEAFAVAHAERNAFHDRIDYWSPSTPVIWTLLALNIGIYFLMWLVRRNVPGGAMGSMLGWGWNSTYDAMLRSVQLVEWGSNTGRLTLHGQPWRLFTSLFLHGSLLHLAFNMIALWQVGQLVERLFGSLRFIALYLFAGLCGSIASVMWSMLWSSSVNSVGASGAIFGIVGGLFAFMRRENSGMPPTVVNDLRGSLLPFLVFNLAAGFLYPHTDNAAHIGGLVGGWLAGHVLARSLHVPAEKTT; translated from the coding sequence ATGACGGCAACCTTCGACGTCCGCTTCCACGCCGGCCGGGCCAACTGGCCGGCCAATCCGTTCCACTTCCAGGGCAAGGGCCAGGTCGTCGTCGAACCCGACTTCGTCCTCGTGCGCGGCAGTACCCACCGCTCGTTCCGCTTCCCGGCGCGCGCGGAACACCGGCTGCGCATGGTCGACATCGTCAATGCGCACAGCGAAGGCGAGGACGTGTACTTCCACGTGCTGGGCGTGCGCGAAAACCTGTCCGTCGGCTTTTCCGCGCCGGACGCGGCGACGGCACAGCAGCTCCTCGCACTGCTGCCCGCGCGCCAGACCGAGGCCTTCGCCGTCGCCCACGCGGAACGCAACGCCTTCCACGACCGGATCGATTACTGGAGTCCGTCCACGCCCGTGATCTGGACCTTGCTGGCCCTGAACATCGGCATCTACTTCCTCATGTGGCTGGTGCGCCGCAACGTGCCCGGCGGCGCGATGGGATCGATGCTGGGCTGGGGCTGGAATTCGACCTACGACGCGATGCTGCGCTCGGTCCAGCTCGTTGAGTGGGGCTCGAACACGGGCCGCCTGACCCTGCACGGACAACCGTGGCGGCTGTTCACGTCGCTGTTCCTGCACGGGAGCCTGCTGCACCTGGCGTTCAACATGATCGCGCTGTGGCAGGTGGGCCAGCTCGTCGAGCGCCTGTTCGGCAGCCTGCGCTTCATCGCGCTGTACCTGTTCGCCGGCCTGTGCGGCAGTATCGCCAGCGTGATGTGGAGCATGCTATGGAGTTCGTCCGTGAACAGCGTGGGGGCGTCCGGCGCGATCTTCGGCATCGTCGGCGGCCTGTTCGCGTTCATGCGGCGCGAGAACAGCGGCATGCCGCCCACCGTCGTGAACGACCTGCGCGGCTCGCTGCTGCCGTTTTTGGTGTTCAACCTGGCGGCCGGCTTCCTGTATCCTCACACGGACAACGCGGCCCACATCGGCGGCCTGGTCGGGGGCTGGCTGGCCGGCCATGTGCTGGCCCGCTCGCTGCACGTGCCGGCGGAGAAAACCACATGA
- a CDS encoding 2OG-Fe(II) oxygenase, with protein MSDDFIGIYDGALTRAECAQILERFEASDKHQRGRTGMGVDVAKKDSWDITISQHKEWHDVCNLMATAVRRHLVEYMDRYRALLLGALAPTVAHPATGQPVALSLDNFDECGRPHLDALVQAMYRLGAINLQKYLRGSGGYHHWHSEIYPQNASCETLHRVLLFQFYLNDVADGGETEFLYQGRKIEARQGRLIIAPAGFTHTHKGHVATSGDKVVATSWILYRRAEDLFK; from the coding sequence ATGAGCGACGACTTCATCGGCATCTACGACGGCGCCCTCACGCGCGCCGAGTGTGCGCAAATTCTCGAACGCTTCGAGGCGAGCGACAAGCACCAGCGCGGCCGCACGGGCATGGGCGTGGACGTGGCGAAGAAGGACAGCTGGGACATCACCATCAGCCAGCACAAGGAATGGCACGACGTGTGCAACCTGATGGCGACGGCCGTGCGGCGCCACCTGGTCGAGTACATGGACCGCTACCGCGCGCTGCTGCTGGGTGCCCTCGCGCCCACGGTGGCGCATCCCGCCACGGGGCAGCCGGTGGCGCTCTCGCTGGACAACTTCGACGAATGCGGCCGCCCGCACCTCGATGCGCTCGTGCAGGCCATGTACCGCCTCGGCGCGATCAACCTGCAAAAATACCTGCGCGGCAGCGGCGGCTACCATCACTGGCATTCCGAGATCTATCCGCAGAACGCCAGCTGCGAAACCCTGCACCGCGTGCTGCTGTTCCAGTTCTACCTGAACGACGTGGCGGACGGCGGCGAGACCGAATTCCTGTACCAGGGCCGCAAGATCGAGGCGCGCCAGGGCCGGCTGATCATCGCCCCGGCCGGTTTTACCCACACGCACAAGGGCCATGTCGCGACCAGCGGCGACAAGGTCGTGGCCACGTCGTGGATCCTGTACCGCCGCGCCGAGGATCTGTTCAAGTAG